Proteins encoded within one genomic window of Spirulina major PCC 6313:
- a CDS encoding 50S ribosomal protein L11 methyltransferase: MYSIFGYGEMMMDAGRMGPYHQALSAVVQPGMVVLDVGTGTGIHSLMAAQLGARRVYGVEPDGVVDIAREITAANGYGAVIEYYQADVRSLHFPEPIDVVVSDLRGVLPLFGSHLATIIEVRDRHLAPNGVLIPQADRLWATLVHLPDIYHQYYHAPWQSQPYGFDFSAAQRYVINRWRKVRLRPEDCLVPSQPWATLDYPQLQSPDVQGDLQWDITTDCRCHGVGLWFDTTLWAGVGFSNGPDQPPLIYSQAFFPWPEPLDLQRGDRITLQLRANLVNQRYLWQWHSTIARGDRRTTFRQTTFNADPINPTSLAKRRHTHRPNLSGAGQMAQVALAAMAAGDSLGDIAQRLEEQFPDQFSRPAQALTWVTELSDRYGV; this comes from the coding sequence ATGTATAGCATTTTTGGCTACGGCGAAATGATGATGGATGCGGGGCGGATGGGCCCTTACCATCAGGCCTTGAGTGCCGTGGTTCAGCCGGGGATGGTAGTGCTAGATGTTGGCACGGGGACGGGGATTCATAGTTTGATGGCGGCGCAGTTGGGGGCGCGGCGGGTCTATGGGGTGGAACCCGATGGCGTGGTGGATATTGCGCGGGAAATCACGGCGGCCAATGGCTATGGTGCGGTGATTGAATACTATCAGGCGGATGTGCGATCGCTCCATTTTCCAGAACCGATCGACGTGGTGGTGTCGGATCTGCGGGGGGTGTTGCCGCTGTTTGGCTCCCATTTGGCAACGATTATCGAGGTGCGCGATCGCCACCTTGCACCAAATGGGGTCTTAATTCCCCAAGCAGATCGGCTCTGGGCGACGCTGGTGCATCTCCCGGACATTTACCACCAGTATTATCATGCGCCCTGGCAGAGTCAGCCCTACGGGTTTGATTTTTCCGCTGCTCAACGCTACGTGATCAACCGCTGGCGCAAGGTGCGGCTACGTCCGGAAGATTGTCTCGTCCCGTCCCAGCCGTGGGCAACGCTGGACTATCCCCAACTCCAAAGCCCCGATGTCCAGGGGGATCTACAGTGGGACATCACGACGGATTGCCGCTGTCATGGGGTGGGGCTGTGGTTTGATACGACCCTATGGGCGGGGGTGGGGTTTAGTAATGGGCCCGATCAACCGCCGTTGATCTACAGTCAGGCTTTTTTTCCCTGGCCGGAACCCCTGGACTTGCAGCGGGGCGATCGCATCACCCTTCAGCTTCGCGCCAATCTCGTCAATCAACGCTACCTCTGGCAATGGCACAGCACCATCGCGCGAGGCGATCGCCGCACCACCTTTCGTCAAACCACCTTCAACGCCGACCCCATCAACCCCACCAGCCTCGCCAAACGTCGCCACACCCATCGCCCCAACCTCAGCGGGGCGGGACAGATGGCCCAAGTCGCCCTCGCAGCCATGGCGGCGGGGGACAGTTTGGGGGACATTGCCCAACGCCTTGAAGAGCAGTTTCCCGACCAATTCAGTCGCCCCGCCCAGGCCTTAACTTGGGTGACGGAGTTGAGCGATCGCTACGGCGTGTAA
- a CDS encoding MotA/TolQ/ExbB proton channel family protein produces the protein MTRLYELFLKGGPVMYPLLVLSVFTLSCALDRVWFWLRLLRQEDQVAQRILKTAAVDFKEAKAIAQRSDSLPLGRFLLAPLRLNRPSPETFRLAMEAAGDKEFIKMRQGEKFLETVVAVAPLLGLLGTVTGLITTFNNLNIGGGGSAAEASQAAVGIGEALITTAAGMIVAIAALLVLRVMVSLQTQQMDYFAAVGSELELLYRQVWELQGDEARSQPHPADPPAEELSTPTPN, from the coding sequence ATGACTCGCCTGTACGAACTCTTTCTCAAAGGGGGGCCAGTAATGTACCCCCTGCTGGTGTTATCGGTTTTCACTCTCTCCTGTGCGCTGGATCGGGTGTGGTTTTGGCTGCGGTTGTTGCGCCAAGAGGATCAGGTGGCGCAGCGGATTTTAAAAACGGCGGCGGTGGATTTTAAGGAGGCGAAGGCGATCGCCCAACGTTCCGACAGTCTGCCCCTGGGTCGGTTTCTCCTCGCGCCGCTCCGGCTCAATCGTCCCAGCCCGGAAACCTTTCGCCTCGCCATGGAAGCCGCTGGGGATAAGGAATTCATCAAAATGCGTCAGGGGGAAAAGTTCCTCGAAACCGTGGTGGCGGTGGCACCGCTGCTGGGGCTGTTGGGAACGGTGACGGGGTTAATCACGACCTTTAATAACCTCAATATTGGCGGCGGCGGCAGTGCGGCGGAAGCCTCCCAAGCGGCGGTGGGGATTGGGGAAGCGTTGATCACCACGGCGGCGGGGATGATTGTCGCGATCGCTGCCCTGCTGGTGTTGCGGGTGATGGTGTCGCTGCAAACCCAGCAAATGGACTATTTTGCCGCCGTGGGCAGCGAGTTGGAATTGCTCTATCGTCAAGTCTGGGAATTGCAGGGGGATGAGGCGCGATCGCAACCCCACCCCGCCGATCCCCCCGCTGAAGAATTGTCCACCCCTACCCCCAATTGA
- a CDS encoding DUF3172 domain-containing protein yields the protein MTRRSRPTYDRPPQRNYDRPPAGRPSGGGNKKFFQNFNYGTVALLGGVFILGIGAGMALSLSPGDNIANVASREVIDRSAPNADICLQYGASAIVTDMRVFVTLNPFNVYVTQPLMQPGCVLRRNNWSLLQQRKLISNEQVNDCKNRMNTFGFTGTLESNSPDISCIYQNDAAGNLFLNKPGMVGSPQETENF from the coding sequence ATGACACGCCGTAGCCGTCCCACCTACGATCGCCCCCCCCAACGGAACTATGATCGCCCCCCCGCTGGCCGTCCTAGTGGTGGCGGCAACAAAAAATTCTTCCAGAACTTCAACTACGGCACAGTCGCCCTGCTGGGGGGAGTCTTTATCCTGGGCATTGGGGCCGGGATGGCGTTAAGCCTCTCCCCCGGCGACAATATCGCCAACGTCGCCTCTCGCGAAGTGATCGATCGCAGTGCCCCCAACGCCGACATTTGCCTGCAATACGGCGCAAGTGCGATCGTCACCGATATGCGGGTGTTTGTCACCCTCAACCCCTTCAACGTCTACGTCACCCAACCCTTAATGCAGCCCGGCTGTGTCCTGCGCCGCAATAACTGGTCCCTGCTCCAACAACGCAAACTCATTTCCAACGAACAGGTCAACGACTGCAAAAACCGGATGAATACCTTCGGCTTTACCGGAACCCTCGAAAGCAACTCACCGGACATCTCCTGCATCTATCAAAATGATGCCGCCGGTAATCTCTTCCTCAACAAACCCGGCATGGTCGGCTCACCCCAAGAAACCGAAAACTTCTAA
- a CDS encoding ATP-binding protein, producing the protein MHFCLLSDLAEVEHLLDRFEQFAASRLSSMIYWQSQTALVEWFTNVVRYAHKDLPKQTPIPLGFTLFPNYIEMRVWDQGKPFDLKGKIQEVIQQEDDLSKEGGRGLRWIHNLTDEYLYVRPAPDYNCLILRKHIDPPLALM; encoded by the coding sequence ATGCATTTTTGCCTACTAAGTGATCTCGCTGAAGTAGAACACCTCCTCGATCGGTTCGAGCAATTTGCAGCATCGCGTCTATCCTCGATGATTTACTGGCAATCTCAAACGGCCCTCGTGGAATGGTTCACCAATGTTGTGCGCTATGCCCACAAAGATCTGCCGAAACAGACTCCGATTCCCCTGGGGTTTACGCTGTTTCCGAACTACATTGAAATGCGGGTTTGGGATCAAGGCAAACCGTTTGATCTCAAGGGCAAAATCCAAGAGGTCATTCAACAGGAAGATGATCTTAGTAAAGAGGGCGGCCGAGGCCTGCGGTGGATTCACAATCTCACCGATGAATATCTGTATGTTCGTCCGGCCCCGGATTACAATTGCTTGATCCTACGGAAACATATTGATCCGCCTTTGGCCTTGATGTAA
- a CDS encoding anti-sigma factor antagonist (This anti-anti-sigma factor, or anti-sigma factor antagonist, belongs to a family that includes characterized members SpoIIAA, RsbV, RsfA, and RsfB.) — MASNSPEDKFTVIFTDNTPIVYIPPRLSVLEAVDFKTQYQQLLEDQPQTERIILDFTATQFMDSSGVGALVSNLKATTEQGAQLVLRNVRPPVRAVLAMTSLDKVLTIEAESRPEGAPPPVVNHGLPPETHPSVRSWLKRSMDIVGGLVGLSITAILFVPIAIAIKRDSPGPILFGQVRCGWMGRRFRIWKFRSMCTDAERLKRQVQNQASGAFFKNDNDPRVTTVGRFLRRTSLDELPQFLNVVRGEMSLVGTRPPTPEEVEAYQIPEWQRLDVKPGMTGEWQVNGRSSIRNFEDVIKLDLRYQSQWSLWYDVKLIIRTVLILFNKKSGAV, encoded by the coding sequence ATGGCTAGCAATTCACCGGAAGATAAATTCACTGTTATCTTCACCGACAATACGCCCATCGTCTATATTCCACCGCGCCTCAGTGTCTTGGAAGCTGTGGACTTTAAAACCCAATACCAGCAGCTTTTAGAGGATCAACCTCAAACGGAACGGATTATTCTAGATTTTACAGCCACTCAATTTATGGACAGTAGTGGTGTTGGTGCCTTAGTTAGTAATCTCAAGGCCACCACTGAACAGGGTGCTCAACTAGTGTTGCGCAATGTGAGACCCCCGGTGCGAGCCGTCTTAGCGATGACCAGTCTAGACAAAGTCTTGACGATCGAAGCTGAATCGCGTCCGGAGGGTGCGCCGCCGCCAGTGGTGAACCACGGTCTTCCTCCGGAAACCCATCCTTCCGTGCGGTCTTGGCTGAAGCGCTCCATGGATATTGTGGGGGGGTTAGTGGGCTTGAGTATTACGGCGATTTTGTTTGTGCCGATCGCGATCGCAATCAAGCGCGATAGCCCCGGCCCGATCCTCTTTGGACAAGTACGCTGTGGTTGGATGGGGCGACGGTTCCGGATCTGGAAATTTCGTTCCATGTGTACCGATGCCGAACGTCTTAAACGGCAGGTGCAAAACCAAGCCAGCGGTGCCTTTTTCAAAAATGATAATGACCCCCGTGTCACCACTGTTGGGCGCTTTCTCCGGCGCACAAGTCTCGATGAACTCCCTCAATTTCTCAATGTTGTTCGGGGTGAAATGAGCCTCGTGGGCACTCGTCCCCCCACTCCCGAAGAAGTCGAGGCTTACCAAATCCCGGAATGGCAGCGGTTAGATGTGAAGCCCGGCATGACCGGTGAATGGCAAGTGAACGGACGTTCTAGTATTCGTAACTTTGAAGATGTGATTAAGTTAGATCTACGTTATCAAAGTCAATGGAGCCTCTGGTACGATGTCAAGTTGATCATCCGCACCGTATTAATTTTGTTTAACAAAAAGAGTGGTGCTGTCTAA